A single window of Nematostella vectensis chromosome 4, jaNemVect1.1, whole genome shotgun sequence DNA harbors:
- the LOC5507572 gene encoding 1-acyl-sn-glycerol-3-phosphate acyltransferase epsilon: MFSLLFYLHSLRFVVPAGIMIGVAPQYLSMWMAWRLLSAPLPRRVYERGDECMYDMYQSLICFFFETYTGAEVILYGDQIPWDKKENVVFLCNHQSTVDWLVADLLAIRQGSLGRIRYILKDGLKFLPLYGFYFGQHGGIYVRRSGPRDHYHIIRKLDQLKKNNTPMWLVIFPEGTRYNIDRPESIEKSKAFAEGEGLPVLQHVLTPRTKATEASLEAVGDYIDAVYDVTIAYKGVTENPLPRTAAKGMPDFLASWGQQVHIYCHRYTPEQIPKNEEDRRTWVHKCFVEKDQILSRFYNELGGGKFPGVPRQRRLSWLRTTPYLAFWLATLAPFIFTKLGRAAYWKMWLVTGFGSVTYMALLFDKLQA, from the exons GTTTCGTCGTCCCTGCCGGCATAATGATCGGAGTTGCGCCTCAGTATTTGTCCATGTGGATGGCATGGCGCTTACTGTCGGCACCTTTGCCTCGTCGTGTATACGAGCGTGGAGATGAATGCATGTACGACATGTATCAATCTCTGATATGCTTTTTCTTTGAGACGTACACGGGAGCAGAG GTGATTCTTTATGGTGATCAAATACCCTGGGATAAAAAAGAGAATGTTGTATTCCTATGCAATCATCAGAGTACAG TTGACTGGCTTGTTGCAGACCTTCTAGCAATTCGACAGGGATCTTTAGGCCGAATTAGATATATCTTGAAAGATGGGCTGAAATTCTTGCCACTGTATGGTTTCTACTTTGGTCAG CATGGTGGCATTTATGTGCGACGCAGTGGACCTCGTGACCATTATCATATTATCAG aaagctTGACCAACTTAAGAAAAATAACACCCCA ATGTGGCTGGTGATATTTCCTGAAGGCACAAGGTATAACATTGATAGACCAGAAAGCATAGAAAAGAGCAAGGCATTTGCAGAGGGAGAAG GTCTACCTGTACTGCAACATGTCCTTACTCCAAGAACCAAAGCAACAGAA GCTAGCCTAGAGGCTGTTGGAGATTATATAGATGCTGTATATGACGTGACGATAGCTTACAAAGGAGTGACAGAAAACCCTTTACCACGCACTGCTGCTAAAGGAATGCCTG ACTTTTTAGCATCATGGGGCCAACAGGTTCACATTTACTGCCACAGATACACTCCTGAACAAATCCCCAAG AATGAGGAAGACAGGAGAACGTGGGTGCACAAATGCTTTGTTGAAAAAGATCA GATTCTTTCACGGTTTTATAATGAACTAGGAGGGGGTAAATTTCCGGGTGTTCCTAGACAGCGACGGTTGTCATGGTTGCGAACCACACCCTACCTGGCGTTTTGGTTGGCAACACTTGCTCCATTCATATTCACAAAGTTGGGGCGAGCAGCTTACTGGAAGATGTGGCTGGTCACTGGTTTTGGTTCTGTTACATACATGGCTTTGTTGTTCGACAAGTTGCAAGCGTAG